Proteins encoded in a region of the Planococcus citri chromosome 1, ihPlaCitr1.1, whole genome shotgun sequence genome:
- the LOC135850107 gene encoding uncharacterized protein LOC135850107 produces the protein MIGDFQYQSSSSDESNSECESDSGESDNDMNKLEEERNRLQGNIHDIETKLGTIQKILKRLNNERKELLEKRNKLISSVSGEEDVTSGASLATSASSKEIGLGSSSIGIQNPFSMSTNSEPLNLNVCRVTNCDNEEEFDSEDDL, from the exons ATGATCGGTGATTTCCAGTATCAATCTTCTTCTTCCGATGAATCAAATTCGGAATGTGAAAGTGATTCCGGCGAATCAGATAATGATATGAATAAACTCGAAGAAGAAAGAAACAGATTACAGGGAAATATACACGATATCGAGACCAAATTAGGAACCATTCAGAAAATCCTGAAACGCCTTAATAACGAAAGAAAagaattgctggagaaaaggaataaattaatttcttcgGTCAGCGGAGAAGAAGATGTAACATCTGGCGCATCATTAGCTACTTCCGCATCATCGAAAGAAATCGGTCTGGGCAGTTCTTCGATAGGTATCCAGAATCCTTTCAGTATGAGCACGAATTCCGAacctttgaatttgaatgtCTGTCGTGTGACGAATTGCGATAATGAAGAAGAGTTCGATTCGGAAGATGATTTATG a
- the LOC135850104 gene encoding transcriptional adapter 1-like: MDSESNIFITRGKLAKSLGPNYDRYVLLMKKWFTKEITKEEYDEELRTFLTPVQIRFHNKFILSMLSKCSSTASSTSPFLFTDSDVEPDFKKIKLEDVEATFNNLMQIDYHDHVKEVKPKTLHEELVSKGFLNFLPDYDTIHARMMLHAWEHDLNDVEENACRLIIEATYTFARNVLTAIISRRSGFKTKDREFVYGHGSPIANPWLRNAMKYESNDRCEATEIVNHDECVHVPKIKPMLSEMEEKIAFELALSSENTQAIRRSPVNIDDVINALKVHPNVIPRYLMYSVNMEKLLLSRNHLSWEDIANGK, encoded by the exons ATGGATTCAGAATCGAACATATTTATCACTCGAGGAAAACTAGCCAAATCATTAGGTCCTAATTACGACCG GTATGTCTTATTGATGAAGAAATGGTTTACGAAGGAG attaCAAAAGAAGAATACGATGAAGAGCTACGTACATTCCTTACACCTGTACAAATTCGATTCCATAACAAATTTATTCTCTCTATGCTATCGAAATGTTCCAGTACTGCTTCGTCAACTTCACCCTTTTTATTTACCGATTCAGATGTTGAaccagatttcaaaaaaattaaattagaagaCGTCGAGGCTACGTTCAATAATTTGATG CAAATTGATTACCATGACCATGTAAAAGAAGTGAAGCCAAAGACTTTACACGAAGAATTGGTGTCGaaaggatttttaaattttttaccgGATTATGATACTATACATGCTCGAATGATGTTACATGCTTGGGAACATGATCTTAATGATGTAGAAGAAAACGCCTGTCGACTTATTATCGAAGCTACTTAT actttcgCTCGTAATGTGCTTACAGCAATTATAAGTCGTAGAAGTGGGTTCAAAACCAAAGATCGTGAATTCGTTTATGGCCACGGATCACCCATAGCCAATCCTTGGTTAAGGAATGCCATGAAATATGAATCTAACGATAGATG CGAAGCTACAGAAATCGTCAATCACGACGAATGTGTGCATGtgccaaaaattaaaccaaTGCTTTctgaaatggaagaaaaaattgctttcgaaTTGGCTCTATCATCAGAAAATACACAAGCTATTAGACGATCTCCAGTGAACATTGATGATGTGATAAACGCTTTGAAG GTTCATCCAAATGTTATTCCTCGCTACTTAATGTATTCCGTTAACATGGAAAAATTACTATTATCCAGAAATCATCTTTCTTGGGAAGATATTGCGAATGGAAAATAG
- the carmine gene encoding AP-3 complex subunit mu-1: MIHSLFIINSSGDVFMEKHWKSVISRSVCDYFFEQQRKITNPEDIPPVIATPHHYLISIYRCGLFFVAVCMTEVPPLFVIEFLHRVVETFDDYFSECTESIIKENYVVVYELLDEMLDNGFPLATESNVLKELIKPPTILRTIANTVTGKSNVSAILPSGQLSNVPWRRTGVKYTNNEAYFDVVEEVDAIIDKAGSTVFAEIQGYIDCCIKLSGMPDLSLSFMNPRLFDDVSFHPCVRFKRWEGERILSFIPPDGNFRLMSYHIGSQSVVGIPIYIRHNISFKDIGGGRLDITVGPRQTVGRTVENVVLEIPMPKSVLNCILTPTQGKYSFDPVTKVLLWDVGRIDISKVPNIRGTINIQNSAPAIESNPSINVKFTINQLAVSGLKVNRLDMYGEKYKPFKGVKYITKAGKFQIRM; this comes from the exons atgatACACAGCCTGTTTATCATCAATTCATCTGG agATGTGTTCATGGAAAAACACTGGAAAAGTGTTATTTCACGATCGGtgtgtgattatttttttgagcaacAACGCAAGATCACAAATCCTGAAGACATTCCACCTGTTATAGCTACACCTCATCATTACCTAATTAGTATATATCGATGCGGTCTATTCTTTGTCGCTGTTTGTATGACAGAAG ttccaCCCTTATTCGTCATTGAATTTTTACACAGAGTTGTTGAAACTTTCGATGATTATTTTTCCGAATGCACGGAATCGATTATTAAGGAAAATTATGTCGTCGTTTATGAA ttATTGGATGAGATGTTGGATAATGGATTCCCATTGGCCACTGAATCTAATGTATTGAAGGAATTGATCAAGCCTCCCACAATTTTGAGAACTATAGCAAACACAGTCACAGGAAAATCAAA CGTCAGCGCTATATTACCCAGTGGACAGCTCTCAAATGTCCCTTGGAGAAGGACAGGGGTCAAATATACGAATAATGAAGCGTATTTCGACGTCGTCGAAGAAGTCGATGCGATTATCGATAAAGCTGGATCTAcagtttttgctgaaattcaagGATAC ATCGACTGCTGCATCAAGTTGAGCGGTATGCCAGATTTATCGTTATCTTTCATGAATCCGCGTCTTTTTGACGATGTCAGTTTTCATCCGTGTGTTAGGTTTAAAAGATGGGAa GGCGAACGAATCTTATCTTTCATTCCACCCGATGGAAATTTCCGATTAATGTCATATCATATTGGATCTCAAAGCGTTGTTGGGATTCCCATTTATATTAGACATAATATTTCATTCAAAGATATCGGAGGTGGTCGTTTGGATATCACTGTCGGACCTCGACAAACTGTTGGGCGAACG GTGGAAAATGTTGTACTTGAGATTCCTATGCCGAAATCCGTGTTGAATTGCATATTAACTCCTACTCAAGGGAAATATTCTTTCGATCCGGTTACTAAAGTTTTGTTATGGGATGTTGGAAGAATTGATATCAGTAAAGTTCCAAATATTCGAGGCACT ataaatattcaaaattcagctCCAGCTATCGAATCTAATCCATCAATCAAC GTTAAATTCACCATAAATCAATTGGCGGTATCTGGCTTGAAAGTGAACAGATTAGATATGTATGGAGAAAAGTACAAACCATTCAAAGGTGTGAAATACATAACGAAAgctgggaaatttcaaattaggaTGTAA
- the Fbl6 gene encoding F-box/LRR-repeat protein 6 isoform X1 — protein MDSRNGDCFDHDTLFGHMPAESSIEHDCLKDYLLEPSAHDKIGCDGICYPTTKTTFASSLETYGSCNNGNMINLPVRNTMHATSYLDVHNTMNSYLPDYNNVPNSCPLPMPGNLGAMGHFNNNNHPSCGDYPMLDTNLTTTSVYNHAPNTALNLPSTLAEGKTLIQQPIMHETSTLVNRTLPSADTLLMAPNAATSFANKNLPDAILSQSDAAYEMMANTNSNFLASPLFSSAESILPCKDSDPFSPSISSSVSSIPSVEMPDKSSYVPGSVDSGVVVNGSSSSPFSTTDSNRNGECSSINDSLISPLTQGTGSERSVETTPGSESVGSEMCSPRVDFEMLSLELNAKNNVKLKEKEKSHKGRKRKNEAKKEKQTKPKKHPVIVPTYQSQISPGQNGIKLKISLANPGPIPVTKKRRKNKKQVPPESEPAEQSDWGSKIPENLLRDIFHMVTESEGCLPFLVRVSQVCRLWKDVALTPDLWYNIDLSNRWVSKNPIINDYNLSWLLEHRLSKVQDLNLGGWTFLNVPAVLEKIAKCCTELSGIGLAGWENLTADNVKYLVSNCPNLQRINLSGVSSNQSSNNKSGVALSSLLFIAEEVGERLTQLVLSDNKLVGIPQFIQTLATHCPNLEVLDLSNVRTLTATGHIHVEKLQEGCQKLRILRITNSQVSLTPLSLKEQMASPGFPHLEELSVACMMNSLSSLTQPFVDDESIERILKTSTKLKLLDARNCSKVTDSSLVRVPAWDLTHLYLSGSYVTRVNDSGLELIAQKWSHSLIEVDFAWSTVTKSLDAAVTSLAEQGESSRLKILDLTGSSINLPPVQAVLKKCPLLVSLNLSSCRALPRGMKRLYAGKTLEELKASLNKPSDGACKKDTSKDPTDAGSSNTK, from the exons ATGGATAGTAGAAATGGCGATTGTTTCGACCATGATACTCTGTTCGGGCATATGCCCGCGGAGTCCAGCATTGAACACGATTGTTTAAAAGACTACTTATTAGAGCCTAGCGCCCATGATAAAATTGGTTGTGATGGAATTTGTTACCCGACTACGAAAACAACATTCGCATCTTCATTAGAAACGTACGGCTCCTGTAATAATGGTAATATGATCAATTTACCCGTCCGCAATACGATGCACGCGACTAGTTATCTGGACGTGCACAACACGATGAATTCGTATCTACCCGATTACAACAACGTACCGAACAGCTGCCCTTTACCTATGCCAGGCAATCTTGGCGCAATGGGCCatttcaacaacaacaaccatcCGTCTTGCGGAGACTACCCAATGCTGGACACCAACTTGACGACGACGTCGGTCTACAACCACGCTCCGAACACCGCTCTCAACCTTCCCAGTACATTGGCCGAAGGTAAAACGCTGATCCAGCAGCCAATCATGCACGAAACTAGCACTCTGGTCAACAGGACGCTGCCGAGCGCAGATACTCTTCTGATGGCACCGAACGCTGCTACCTCGTTTGCCAATAAAAACCTACCAGACGCTATACTCAGTCAGTCAGACGCTGCTTACGAAATGATGGCCAACACCAACTCGAATTTCTTAGCGTCGCCTCTGTTCAGTAGCGCCGAATCTATATTACCGTGCAAAGATTCGGATCCATTTTCGCCGAGTATCTCGTCCAGCGTTTCGTCAATACCGTCGGTTGAAATGCCCGATAAATCGTCCTACGTGCCGGGCAGTGTAGATAGTGGCGTCGTCGTCAACGGATCCAGTTCGTCTCCGTTCAGCACCACCGACTCGAACCGTAACGGCGAATGTTCCAGTATCAACGATAGTCTAATTAGCCCTCTGACTCAAGGTACCGGTAGCGAGAGATCTGTCGAAACCACACCGGGTAGCGAAAGCGTCGGTAGCGAGATGTGCTCGCCCAGAGTAGATTTCGAAATGCTGTCGCTCGAGTTGAATGCCAAAAATAACGTCAAACTGAAGGAGAAGGAAAAAAGCCACAAGGGTAGGAAACGGAAAAACgaagcgaaaaaagaaaaacaaaccaaacCTAAGAAACACCCTGTAATCGTACCAACATACCAAAGTCAAATTTCACCCGGTCAAAACggtatcaaattaaaaatatcgttaGCCAATCCGGGACCTATACCGGTAACGAAGAAacgtagaaaaaataaaaaacaagtacCCCCGGAATCGGAACCTGCAGAGCAAAGCGATTGGGGCTCCAAAATTCCGGAAAACTTGTTAAGAGATATATTTCACATGGTCACCGAAAGTGAAGGCTGTTTGCCATTTCTTGTCAG AGTGTCGCAAGTATGCAGATTATGGAAAGACGTGGCGTTGACACCCGATCTTTGGTACAATATTGATCTCTCTAATCGATGGGTTTCCAAAAACCCGATTATAAACGATTATAACTTAAGTTGGCTACTGGAACATCGACTATCCAAAGTTCAAGATTTGAATCTAG gagGTTGGACGTTCCTTAATGTTCCTGCAGTATTagaaaaaatagccaaatgTTGTACAGAACTAAGCGGAATTGGCTTAGCTGGCTGGGAGAATTTAACCGCCGATAATGTCAAATACCTAGTTTCAAATTGTCCCAATCTTCAGAGAATTAATCTATCTGGTGTTAGC TCGAACCAGAGCAGCAATAATAAATCTGGAGTTGCTCTAAGCTCTTTGCTGTTTATTGCCGAAGAAGTTGGAGAGCGTCTAACGCAGCTGGTCTTATCTGATAATAAACTCGTCGGAATTCCTCAATTTATACAAACCTTAGCT ACCCATTGTCCGAACCTAGAAGTATTGGATTTATCAAACGTTCGAACTTTGACGGCAACTGGGCACATTCACGTTGAGAAACTACAAGAAGGGTGTCAAAAACTGCGAATATTGCGAATAACCAACAGTCAAGTATCGCTGACGCCACTTTCGCTTAAAGAACAAATGGCTTCGCCCGGATTCCCACACTTGGAAGAGTTGAGCGTAGCCTGCATGATGAATAGCTTGAGTTCCTTGACGCAGCCGTTCGTTGATGACGAATCCATCGAAAGAATTCTCAAAACGtcgacaaaattgaaattgctggaTGCGCGAAATTGCTCTAAAGTCACCGATTCCAGTTTAGTGCGCGTTCCTGCGTGGGATTTAACTCATCTGTACCTCTCAG ggAGTTACGTAACAAGAGTGAACGATTCAGGATTGGAATTAATAGCCCAGAAATGGAGTCATAGCTTGATCGAGGTAGATTTCGCTTGGAGTACGGTTACAAAATCTTTAGACGCAGCAGTAACCTCGCTAGCTGAACAGGGAGAAAGTTCGCGTTTGAA GATTTTAGATTTGACCGGATCTTCGATCAATCTACCTCCGGTACAAGCGGTGCTGAAAAAATGTCCGTTACTGGTGTCCCTGAATTTATCATCTTGCCGGGCCTTACCTCGCGGTATGAAAAGACTCTACGCCGGCAAAACGTTAGAAGAATTGAAAGCCTCGTTGAACAAACCCTCGGATGGTGCTTGTAAAAAAGATACCTCGAAAGACCCAACAGACGCTGGCAGCAGCAATACTAAATAA
- the Fbl6 gene encoding uncharacterized protein Fbl6 isoform X2 produces the protein MDSRNGDCFDHDTLFGHMPAESSIEHDCLKDYLLEPSAHDKIGCDGICYPTTKTTFASSLETYGSCNNGNMINLPVRNTMHATSYLDVHNTMNSYLPDYNNVPNSCPLPMPGNLGAMGHFNNNNHPSCGDYPMLDTNLTTTSVYNHAPNTALNLPSTLAEGKTLIQQPIMHETSTLVNRTLPSADTLLMAPNAATSFANKNLPDAILSQSDAAYEMMANTNSNFLASPLFSSAESILPCKDSDPFSPSISSSVSSIPSVEMPDKSSYVPGSVDSGVVVNGSSSSPFSTTDSNRNGECSSINDSLISPLTQGTGSERSVETTPGSESVGSEMCSPRVDFEMLSLELNAKNNVKLKEKEKSHKGRKRKNEAKKEKQTKPKKHPVIVPTYQSQISPGQNGIKLKISLANPGPIPVTKKRRKNKKQVPPESEPAEQSDWGSKIPENLLRDIFHMVTESEGCLPFLVRVSQVCRLWKDVALTPDLWYNIDLSNRWVSKNPIINDYNLSWLLEHRLSKVQDLNLGGWTFLNVPAVLEKIAKCCTELSGIGLAGWENLTADNVKYLVSNCPNLQRINLSGVSSNQSSNNKSGVALSSLLFIAEEVGERLTQLVLSDNKLVGIPQFIQTLATHCPNLEVLDLSNVRTLTATGHIHVEKLQEGCQKLRILRITNSQVSLTPLSLKEQMASPGFPHLEELSVACMMNSLSSLTQPFVDDESIERILKTSTKLKLLDARNCSKVTDSSLVRVPAWDLTHLYLSDTECTGR, from the exons ATGGATAGTAGAAATGGCGATTGTTTCGACCATGATACTCTGTTCGGGCATATGCCCGCGGAGTCCAGCATTGAACACGATTGTTTAAAAGACTACTTATTAGAGCCTAGCGCCCATGATAAAATTGGTTGTGATGGAATTTGTTACCCGACTACGAAAACAACATTCGCATCTTCATTAGAAACGTACGGCTCCTGTAATAATGGTAATATGATCAATTTACCCGTCCGCAATACGATGCACGCGACTAGTTATCTGGACGTGCACAACACGATGAATTCGTATCTACCCGATTACAACAACGTACCGAACAGCTGCCCTTTACCTATGCCAGGCAATCTTGGCGCAATGGGCCatttcaacaacaacaaccatcCGTCTTGCGGAGACTACCCAATGCTGGACACCAACTTGACGACGACGTCGGTCTACAACCACGCTCCGAACACCGCTCTCAACCTTCCCAGTACATTGGCCGAAGGTAAAACGCTGATCCAGCAGCCAATCATGCACGAAACTAGCACTCTGGTCAACAGGACGCTGCCGAGCGCAGATACTCTTCTGATGGCACCGAACGCTGCTACCTCGTTTGCCAATAAAAACCTACCAGACGCTATACTCAGTCAGTCAGACGCTGCTTACGAAATGATGGCCAACACCAACTCGAATTTCTTAGCGTCGCCTCTGTTCAGTAGCGCCGAATCTATATTACCGTGCAAAGATTCGGATCCATTTTCGCCGAGTATCTCGTCCAGCGTTTCGTCAATACCGTCGGTTGAAATGCCCGATAAATCGTCCTACGTGCCGGGCAGTGTAGATAGTGGCGTCGTCGTCAACGGATCCAGTTCGTCTCCGTTCAGCACCACCGACTCGAACCGTAACGGCGAATGTTCCAGTATCAACGATAGTCTAATTAGCCCTCTGACTCAAGGTACCGGTAGCGAGAGATCTGTCGAAACCACACCGGGTAGCGAAAGCGTCGGTAGCGAGATGTGCTCGCCCAGAGTAGATTTCGAAATGCTGTCGCTCGAGTTGAATGCCAAAAATAACGTCAAACTGAAGGAGAAGGAAAAAAGCCACAAGGGTAGGAAACGGAAAAACgaagcgaaaaaagaaaaacaaaccaaacCTAAGAAACACCCTGTAATCGTACCAACATACCAAAGTCAAATTTCACCCGGTCAAAACggtatcaaattaaaaatatcgttaGCCAATCCGGGACCTATACCGGTAACGAAGAAacgtagaaaaaataaaaaacaagtacCCCCGGAATCGGAACCTGCAGAGCAAAGCGATTGGGGCTCCAAAATTCCGGAAAACTTGTTAAGAGATATATTTCACATGGTCACCGAAAGTGAAGGCTGTTTGCCATTTCTTGTCAG AGTGTCGCAAGTATGCAGATTATGGAAAGACGTGGCGTTGACACCCGATCTTTGGTACAATATTGATCTCTCTAATCGATGGGTTTCCAAAAACCCGATTATAAACGATTATAACTTAAGTTGGCTACTGGAACATCGACTATCCAAAGTTCAAGATTTGAATCTAG gagGTTGGACGTTCCTTAATGTTCCTGCAGTATTagaaaaaatagccaaatgTTGTACAGAACTAAGCGGAATTGGCTTAGCTGGCTGGGAGAATTTAACCGCCGATAATGTCAAATACCTAGTTTCAAATTGTCCCAATCTTCAGAGAATTAATCTATCTGGTGTTAGC TCGAACCAGAGCAGCAATAATAAATCTGGAGTTGCTCTAAGCTCTTTGCTGTTTATTGCCGAAGAAGTTGGAGAGCGTCTAACGCAGCTGGTCTTATCTGATAATAAACTCGTCGGAATTCCTCAATTTATACAAACCTTAGCT ACCCATTGTCCGAACCTAGAAGTATTGGATTTATCAAACGTTCGAACTTTGACGGCAACTGGGCACATTCACGTTGAGAAACTACAAGAAGGGTGTCAAAAACTGCGAATATTGCGAATAACCAACAGTCAAGTATCGCTGACGCCACTTTCGCTTAAAGAACAAATGGCTTCGCCCGGATTCCCACACTTGGAAGAGTTGAGCGTAGCCTGCATGATGAATAGCTTGAGTTCCTTGACGCAGCCGTTCGTTGATGACGAATCCATCGAAAGAATTCTCAAAACGtcgacaaaattgaaattgctggaTGCGCGAAATTGCTCTAAAGTCACCGATTCCAGTTTAGTGCGCGTTCCTGCGTGGGATTTAACTCATCTGTACCTCTCAG ATACTGAGTGCACAGGGAGATGA